A DNA window from Sphingomonas profundi contains the following coding sequences:
- a CDS encoding glycosyltransferase family 4 protein codes for MGSTETEGQEAPAAIILSDHRRSILSLLIDGAHYAAQAGVEFADPGAALEHFLHVGGPSGLDPSPTFRSARYMDAVPHVRAAGQNPLVHYLFEAGDEAALIHALDGLSPAAVADFRAHFDADWYARHNLDVDLAVNDPFVHYLTTGWRERRDPSPTFSTAAYLDVHADVRETGIHPFRHWVLHGIPEGRSSGMPASSALDSWEGLSVSQQAILSRIFEIGYYRAHLAAGDRGSPLAVQVASDATGGSVTPTFHAARYVAAHPEIRGAGPLPFLHYLFETVGEDALRDLFFAYPVEALEGVFAHFDAAWYLYSYPDVEASGQDAFIHYMTAGWRQNYDPTRDFSTRAYLLRYPDIVEADMNPLLHWVMFGKAEGRSGASFASNFRNRLYAPSITAILINGEADPLTPACIAAVLHQSHVDLAILIVGAPLSAACRQVVEEGRGDGAVSIGYLPDTGATPTWRLVEQAAEQATGDLLWIVRGGGVHDFEYLARLASSFADGSVQLGFGRRLEPDDADYAIGEEELARQMEGWTRHVTTPAARWFPARLDPDLLAQEPHSILWRRRALDGSVWREAGEYRHLGLWHLLLHMASGGQIATVRDALVRSPMSAALPALPEDEDFRRDLDRLSAEVRSFWAVPGGSGDAEAERTKRHILIVTHGIFAGGAENLPIQLANELVKRGVIVSLLIFKTDVNPEMRATLNPGVSIYESDWVLEHGCEPFIHDIGCSLIHSHGVIGEMFFFRLCERPLAVPYVATLHGSYEASTSTELPERFIARIVRNVDLFVYTADKNLAPLLRNGVRPDRLVKMINAMPVDPAAFPRSRAEMGIAEDAVVFTLIARGIREKGWNTAVNAFHAIRQRHPGRAMHLCLVGEGDEPDRLAPLHAGDPAISFLGFQLRIHGLYRMTDVAIVPTRFAGESFPLCIIQALQVAVPVIATDVGEIASMLEVDGVAGGIVVPASENDEIYDARFTEAMESLIDDGRRARLAEGAGLLGARYDMGAFTDQYVDLYESVMRRFAASPPADRAVADPVDAA; via the coding sequence GTGGGATCTACAGAGACGGAGGGGCAGGAGGCCCCGGCTGCGATCATACTCTCCGACCACCGGCGATCCATCCTCTCCCTGCTGATCGACGGCGCGCATTATGCGGCGCAGGCCGGCGTGGAGTTCGCCGATCCTGGCGCCGCGCTGGAGCATTTTCTCCACGTCGGCGGGCCGAGCGGCCTCGATCCCTCGCCGACATTCCGTTCGGCGCGCTATATGGATGCCGTTCCGCACGTGCGCGCCGCGGGGCAGAACCCCCTCGTCCACTACCTGTTCGAAGCGGGGGACGAGGCGGCGCTGATCCATGCGCTGGATGGGCTCAGCCCGGCCGCCGTGGCCGATTTCCGCGCCCACTTCGACGCGGACTGGTATGCGCGGCACAATCTGGACGTGGACCTGGCCGTCAACGATCCCTTCGTCCACTATCTGACGACCGGGTGGCGCGAGCGGCGCGATCCGTCGCCGACCTTCTCCACCGCCGCCTATCTGGACGTCCACGCCGACGTGCGGGAAACCGGCATCCACCCGTTCCGCCACTGGGTGCTCCACGGCATCCCGGAGGGGCGATCGAGCGGGATGCCGGCATCCTCCGCACTCGATTCGTGGGAGGGGCTGAGCGTCAGCCAGCAGGCCATCCTCTCGCGCATCTTCGAGATCGGCTATTATCGCGCCCATCTCGCGGCCGGCGATCGCGGATCGCCGCTGGCCGTGCAGGTCGCCTCGGATGCGACGGGCGGCAGCGTCACCCCCACCTTCCACGCCGCCAGATACGTCGCGGCGCATCCCGAGATCAGGGGCGCGGGGCCGCTGCCCTTCCTCCACTATCTGTTCGAGACGGTGGGCGAGGATGCGCTGCGCGACCTGTTCTTCGCCTATCCGGTCGAGGCGTTGGAGGGCGTCTTCGCCCATTTCGACGCCGCCTGGTATCTCTACAGCTATCCCGACGTCGAGGCGTCCGGGCAGGACGCGTTCATCCACTACATGACCGCCGGCTGGCGGCAGAACTACGATCCGACGCGCGATTTCTCGACCCGCGCCTATCTGCTGCGCTATCCGGACATCGTGGAAGCGGACATGAACCCGCTGCTGCACTGGGTGATGTTCGGCAAGGCGGAGGGGCGTTCCGGCGCGTCGTTCGCCAGCAATTTCCGCAACCGGCTATACGCGCCGTCGATCACGGCGATCCTGATCAACGGCGAGGCCGATCCGCTGACGCCCGCGTGCATCGCCGCCGTGCTGCACCAGTCCCACGTTGATCTCGCCATCCTGATCGTCGGCGCACCGCTCTCCGCTGCCTGCCGGCAGGTCGTCGAGGAAGGGCGCGGAGACGGGGCGGTGTCGATCGGCTACCTGCCCGATACCGGCGCGACCCCGACGTGGCGGCTGGTCGAGCAGGCGGCGGAGCAGGCCACCGGCGATCTGCTGTGGATCGTACGGGGCGGCGGCGTGCATGATTTCGAGTATCTGGCCCGCCTGGCATCGAGCTTCGCCGACGGCAGCGTGCAGCTGGGCTTCGGCCGGCGGCTGGAGCCGGACGATGCCGATTATGCGATCGGCGAGGAGGAGCTGGCCCGCCAGATGGAAGGCTGGACGCGGCACGTGACCACCCCCGCCGCCCGATGGTTCCCCGCCCGGCTGGATCCCGACCTGCTGGCCCAGGAGCCGCACAGCATCCTGTGGCGGCGGCGGGCCCTGGACGGAAGCGTGTGGCGGGAGGCGGGCGAGTATCGCCATCTGGGCCTCTGGCACCTGCTGCTCCACATGGCGTCTGGCGGGCAGATCGCCACGGTGCGCGACGCGCTGGTGCGGTCGCCCATGTCGGCGGCTTTGCCCGCCTTGCCCGAGGATGAGGACTTCCGCCGGGATCTCGACCGGCTGTCGGCCGAGGTGCGATCCTTCTGGGCTGTGCCGGGGGGCTCGGGCGATGCGGAGGCGGAGCGGACGAAGCGGCACATATTGATCGTCACGCACGGCATCTTCGCCGGCGGCGCCGAGAATCTGCCGATCCAGCTGGCCAACGAGCTGGTGAAGCGCGGCGTGATCGTGTCGCTGCTGATCTTCAAGACGGACGTCAATCCCGAGATGCGGGCCACGCTGAACCCCGGCGTGTCGATCTACGAATCGGACTGGGTGCTGGAGCATGGCTGCGAGCCGTTCATCCACGATATCGGCTGCTCCCTGATCCACTCCCACGGCGTGATCGGCGAAATGTTCTTCTTCCGCCTGTGCGAGCGGCCGCTGGCGGTGCCCTATGTCGCGACCCTGCACGGCTCCTACGAGGCATCGACCAGCACCGAACTGCCCGAGCGGTTCATCGCCAGGATCGTGCGCAACGTCGATCTGTTCGTCTACACGGCCGACAAGAATCTGGCGCCGCTCCTCCGCAACGGCGTGCGGCCGGATCGGCTGGTGAAGATGATCAACGCGATGCCGGTGGACCCGGCGGCCTTCCCCCGCTCCCGCGCCGAAATGGGCATCGCCGAGGATGCGGTGGTGTTCACGCTGATCGCGCGCGGCATAAGGGAGAAGGGCTGGAACACGGCGGTGAACGCCTTCCACGCGATACGCCAGCGGCACCCGGGCCGGGCGATGCACCTGTGCCTGGTGGGCGAGGGCGACGAGCCCGACCGGCTGGCGCCGCTGCACGCCGGCGATCCCGCGATCAGCTTCCTGGGCTTCCAGCTGCGCATCCACGGCCTCTACCGCATGACCGACGTGGCGATCGTGCCGACGCGGTTCGCCGGCGAATCCTTTCCGCTCTGCATCATCCAGGCGCTGCAGGTGGCCGTTCCGGTGATCGCCACCGACGTCGGCGAGATCGCGTCGATGCTGGAGGTGGACGGCGTGGCCGGCGGCATCGTCGTGCCGGCGAGCGAGAATGACGAAATCTACGACGCGCGCTTCACCGAGGCGATGGAGAGCCTGATCGACGACGGGCGCCGGGCGCGGCTGGCGGAGGGCGCCGGCCTGCTGGGCGCACGCTACGACATGGGCGCC